TCTACTTTACCGAAGACGATTTACCCGCCGGACTAATTCCGCCGCCTCCCACATTGAATGCTGGTAGTTACCATCCGGTGACTGGTGCAGTTGAACATGTCTACAATGCCGAGGTGACCCTCATCCAAGCGGGTAGTCCCAATTTATACCGGGCGCGGGTTTTACATGTTACCGGATTTTCTCTTTGGGCGCTGGGATCGGGTAGCATGTTGCCAGTCGAATTGAGTTCGCTTTCCGCTTATTGGGAAATGGGTCGCGTATTGATACAGTGGCGTACCGAGTCGGAACACTCGAACCGCGAATTCCGGTTAGACCGTAAAACCACCGGGGTTGACTATTTTCCAATTGCTGTCTTGCCGAGTCGGGCAGCCAATGGTAATAGCAGCACTCCCCTTTCTTATCAATTCACCGATGCGGCAGCAAGTTTGAGCGACGGTCTAATGTACCGATTATCGCAAATCGATCAAGACGGCGATGCCCGAGTACTTCGTGAATTCTCGGCAATTGATCAAACGCCACAAACGATCAAAGGGTTTGCGCTCTTACATTCGTACCCCAATCCATTCAACGGCCAATTCACAATCCGTTATCAACTTGCGAAAGCAGATATTGTCCGGATTGGATTGTATAACATCCAAGGGGCGTTGGTCAAAGAGATTTATACCGGAATGACAACCAATCGATTGACATCGATTTCAGTAAATGCAGATAAATTACCTACCGGGTTGTATGT
Above is a window of bacterium DNA encoding:
- a CDS encoding T9SS type A sorting domain-containing protein — protein: SYRTSAPPIVPAEFIPPSTTIAKFWNIETTGGDGFDATLDLYFTEDDLPAGLIPPPPTLNAGSYHPVTGAVEHVYNAEVTLIQAGSPNLYRARVLHVTGFSLWALGSGSMLPVELSSLSAYWEMGRVLIQWRTESEHSNREFRLDRKTTGVDYFPIAVLPSRAANGNSSTPLSYQFTDAAASLSDGLMYRLSQIDQDGDARVLREFSAIDQTPQTIKGFALLHSYPNPFNGQFTIRYQLAKADIVRIGLYNIQGALVKEIYTGMTTNRLTSISVNADKLPTGLYVLKLASRGFSTQRKVLLVR